The proteins below are encoded in one region of Winogradskyella helgolandensis:
- a CDS encoding carboxy terminal-processing peptidase — protein MKGKYKFLLLALLIAFASCSFTTKKFEDPDKDKLLIQLITYLLDQGHFEPKDINDDFSAQVFEDYLNNVDQFKRFFYESDIKEFEAYKDKIDDQIKAYDVAFFNLTHQRLLQRIAEAKVIYTDILEKPFDFTEQEDYVADYENLTYVKNKREMKERWRQQLKFSTIANYDEIITQQDSDTDKLISEKHKSNKEIEAEARLATKESIDVLYDYIDDRTRNDWFSVYINAIVEGFDPHTFYFAPEDKERFDRDISGKFEGIGARLQKKVDGIMVDEVISGGPAWRADELEVGDQILKVRQQDEKESINVVGMRLADAIKFIKGPKGTVVTLTLKKVDGTIQDISITRDVVELEETYAKSSIVEKDGKTFGIINLPKFYISFEDYNERNAASDIKQEILRLKEEGVEGLVMDLRNNGGGSLQTVVDIAGLFIEDGPVVQVKTTGEAKEVLSDKDKAIVWDGPLVILVNELSASASEILAAAMQDYKRGIVIGSKQTYGKGTVQTVMDLNRMIKNNTNGDMGALKFTTQKFYRINGGSTQLEGVKSDVVVPDRYSYIDIGEKNLENPLAWDKIDAADYEVWGNYFDYDTTISKSKARMAGNEQLKLIEANAQWVKTIRDRESYSLNYDTYKKEMQVNEEEAKRFAKLSEYQTDLTFTSLPYEMKLMDQDSVLMEKRNRWHEALAKDVYVEEAINVLHDLKMTYAIKNKVAESVKN, from the coding sequence ATGAAAGGGAAATATAAATTTTTGCTACTCGCCTTATTGATAGCATTCGCCTCATGCAGTTTTACAACTAAAAAATTTGAAGATCCAGATAAGGATAAATTGCTCATTCAATTGATTACGTATCTTTTAGATCAAGGTCATTTTGAGCCAAAGGATATTAATGATGATTTTTCTGCACAAGTATTTGAAGACTATTTGAATAATGTTGATCAGTTTAAAAGATTTTTTTACGAATCAGATATCAAAGAGTTTGAAGCTTATAAAGATAAAATAGATGATCAAATTAAGGCCTACGATGTCGCATTCTTCAATCTTACACACCAACGTTTATTACAACGTATTGCTGAAGCAAAGGTCATATATACTGATATTTTAGAAAAGCCTTTCGATTTCACAGAACAAGAAGACTATGTTGCGGATTACGAAAATCTAACTTATGTAAAGAATAAGCGTGAAATGAAAGAGCGTTGGAGACAACAACTTAAGTTTTCTACCATTGCTAATTATGATGAAATAATCACGCAGCAAGATTCGGATACAGATAAATTAATATCTGAAAAACACAAATCAAATAAGGAAATTGAAGCTGAAGCACGATTAGCAACAAAAGAATCCATTGATGTACTTTATGATTATATTGATGACAGAACTCGTAATGATTGGTTTTCTGTTTATATAAATGCGATTGTAGAAGGATTTGATCCGCATACATTCTATTTTGCTCCGGAAGATAAGGAGCGTTTTGATAGAGATATTTCAGGAAAGTTCGAAGGTATTGGTGCGCGTTTACAGAAAAAAGTGGACGGTATCATGGTTGATGAAGTTATTAGTGGTGGACCAGCTTGGAGAGCAGACGAGTTAGAAGTTGGTGATCAGATACTTAAAGTGAGACAGCAAGATGAAAAAGAATCAATCAATGTTGTTGGTATGCGCTTAGCTGATGCTATTAAATTTATAAAAGGTCCAAAAGGAACTGTGGTGACACTAACCTTGAAAAAAGTAGATGGAACTATTCAAGATATCTCTATTACAAGAGATGTTGTTGAGTTAGAGGAAACTTACGCAAAATCGTCAATTGTTGAGAAGGATGGAAAAACTTTTGGAATTATTAACTTACCTAAGTTCTATATCAGTTTTGAAGATTATAATGAACGTAATGCAGCTTCAGATATCAAACAAGAAATTTTAAGATTGAAAGAAGAAGGTGTTGAAGGTTTGGTAATGGATTTAAGAAATAATGGAGGTGGTTCTTTACAAACTGTGGTAGATATTGCAGGTTTATTTATTGAAGATGGACCAGTAGTACAAGTGAAAACAACAGGTGAAGCTAAAGAGGTGCTTTCGGATAAAGACAAAGCTATTGTTTGGGACGGCCCTTTAGTAATATTGGTAAATGAATTATCTGCTTCAGCGTCTGAAATTTTAGCGGCTGCGATGCAAGATTATAAGCGAGGTATCGTTATCGGTAGTAAGCAGACTTACGGTAAAGGAACAGTGCAAACGGTTATGGATTTAAACCGAATGATTAAAAATAATACTAACGGCGATATGGGAGCTTTAAAGTTTACCACTCAGAAGTTTTATAGAATTAATGGAGGTTCAACACAATTAGAAGGTGTAAAGAGTGATGTTGTTGTTCCGGACCGTTACAGCTATATTGATATTGGAGAAAAAAATCTTGAAAACCCATTAGCATGGGATAAAATTGACGCCGCTGATTATGAAGTTTGGGGTAATTATTTCGATTATGATACCACAATAAGTAAAAGTAAAGCAAGAATGGCTGGTAACGAGCAGTTAAAACTTATTGAAGCCAATGCACAATGGGTGAAGACCATAAGAGACCGTGAATCATATTCATTAAACTATGATACCTATAAAAAGGAAATGCAGGTAAACGAGGAAGAAGCAAAGCGTTTTGCTAAGCTGTCTGAATATCAAACGGATTTAACATTTACATCGTTGCCTTATGAGATGAAACTAATGGATCAGGATTCTGTTTTAATGGAAAAACGTAATCGCTGGCATGAGGCTTTAGCCAAAGATGTTTATGTAGAAGAAGCTATTAATGTGCTTCATGATTTAAAGATGACGTATGCTATAAAAAATAAAGTTGCAGAGTCTGTGAAGAATTAA
- the lpxB gene encoding lipid-A-disaccharide synthase: MKYYIIAGEASGDLHGSNLMKALFKQDEQANIRFWGGDLMQSVGGELVMHYKERQFMGFAEVILNLRKVLGQIKFCKSDIEKFQPDVIIFIDNSGFNLRIAKWAKALNYKTHYYISPQVWASRASRVEKIKQDVDAMYCILPFEKAFYKKYDYDVNFVGHPLIDAIANRPQVDGTIFRNEHQLSEQPIIALLPGSRKQEITKMLGVMLSLVDDFKDYQFVIAGAPSQEFEFYKPFIKKKNIKFISNKTYDLLSISTAALVTSGTATLETALFKVPQVVCYKANAISYQIAKRIITLKYISLVNLIMDREVVTELIQGDLNKKRLKNELTAILDTKKREQLFLDYYELEKILGGRGASENTAKLIVNAIKKT, from the coding sequence ATGAAATACTATATCATTGCTGGTGAAGCCTCAGGCGATTTGCATGGTTCCAATCTCATGAAAGCACTGTTTAAACAAGACGAACAGGCCAACATTAGATTTTGGGGAGGCGACCTTATGCAGAGTGTTGGTGGAGAATTGGTAATGCATTATAAGGAACGTCAATTCATGGGTTTTGCTGAAGTTATCCTTAACCTCAGGAAAGTTTTAGGCCAAATAAAGTTCTGTAAATCGGATATTGAAAAATTTCAGCCAGATGTTATTATTTTTATTGATAATTCTGGTTTCAATCTAAGAATTGCCAAATGGGCAAAAGCACTCAATTATAAAACACACTATTATATTTCACCACAAGTTTGGGCATCGCGAGCTAGTAGAGTTGAAAAAATAAAGCAAGATGTTGATGCCATGTATTGCATCCTTCCGTTTGAAAAAGCGTTCTATAAAAAATACGATTACGATGTTAATTTTGTTGGACATCCACTAATTGATGCTATTGCGAATAGACCTCAAGTTGACGGTACTATTTTTAGAAACGAACATCAACTTAGTGAGCAACCTATTATCGCTTTATTACCTGGAAGTAGAAAGCAGGAAATAACCAAAATGCTTGGAGTAATGCTAAGTTTGGTTGATGATTTTAAAGACTACCAGTTCGTTATCGCTGGAGCTCCGAGTCAAGAATTTGAATTTTACAAACCGTTTATTAAAAAGAAAAATATCAAATTTATTTCCAATAAAACTTATGATTTGTTGAGTATTTCTACTGCTGCATTAGTCACCTCAGGTACTGCTACTTTAGAAACGGCGTTATTTAAAGTCCCACAAGTCGTTTGCTATAAAGCTAATGCTATTTCTTATCAAATTGCTAAGCGTATTATAACTTTGAAATATATTTCGTTAGTGAATTTAATTATGGATCGCGAAGTTGTTACGGAACTGATTCAAGGAGATTTAAATAAAAAGCGACTTAAAAACGAATTAACAGCCATTTTAGACACCAAAAAGCGAGAGCAACTCTTTTTAGATTATTATGAATTAGAGAAAATATTAGGTGGTCGTGGAGCTAGTGAGAATACGGCTAAGTTGATTGTTAATGCAATCAAAAAGACTTAA
- the surE gene encoding 5'/3'-nucleotidase SurE, translating to MSERPLILVTNDDGITAPGLRTLISVMNLIGDVVVVAPDSPQSAMGHAITINSTLHMEKVTIDGKQPEYSCSGTPADCVKLAVNEILGRRPDICVSGINHGSNSSINVIYSGTMSAALEAGIESIPAIGFSLLDYNWNANFEHCKSFVETITRQVLANGLPDGVVLNVNIPNLEKKAIKGIKVCRQARANWKEEFDKRTNPMGRDYYWLSGKFVNMDNGEDTDEWALEHGYVSVVPVHFDLTAHHAIQNLNTWKLNN from the coding sequence ATGTCTGAACGCCCTTTAATTTTAGTGACTAATGATGATGGCATCACAGCTCCTGGGTTAAGAACTTTAATCTCTGTAATGAACCTCATTGGAGATGTGGTGGTAGTAGCGCCAGATAGTCCACAAAGTGCCATGGGACATGCTATTACCATCAATTCTACTTTACATATGGAGAAGGTAACTATAGATGGCAAACAACCTGAATATAGTTGTTCTGGAACTCCTGCTGATTGTGTAAAACTAGCCGTTAATGAAATTTTAGGCAGACGACCAGATATTTGTGTTTCAGGTATTAATCATGGGTCCAACTCATCTATAAATGTTATTTATTCAGGCACTATGAGTGCAGCCTTAGAGGCTGGTATTGAAAGTATTCCTGCTATTGGGTTTTCGTTATTAGATTATAATTGGAATGCTAATTTTGAACATTGTAAATCTTTCGTTGAAACCATTACGAGACAAGTGCTAGCGAATGGATTACCCGATGGTGTTGTTCTAAATGTGAATATTCCAAACCTTGAAAAAAAGGCTATAAAAGGTATTAAAGTTTGCCGACAAGCCCGAGCCAATTGGAAAGAAGAATTTGACAAGCGCACCAATCCAATGGGACGCGACTATTATTGGTTGAGTGGTAAATTTGTAAACATGGATAATGGTGAAGATACTGATGAATGGGCTTTAGAACACGGCTATGTTTCTGTAGTACCTGTGCATTTTGATTTAACGGCACACCATGCCATACAGAATTTGAACACTTGGAAATTAAACAACTAA
- a CDS encoding ABC transporter permease, producing the protein MSKENNSLSSLALQKFKKNFWGVFSMGIITCIGLMSIFAYVFAPDASKNANQMHLSIHSKSPGFEVLMLTIPSGIVSEENFFSKLFFGKNNTDTEIPIQSYDVNNGILTYVEYASDGLQGQEKQIVVSRFPNSNYERYIESRGFVFGTDKYGRDYLSRILIGSRISFFIGFVAVFISLIVGLLMGSLAGYYGGKIDAFIMWIINITWSIPTLLLVIAITLALGKGFWQVFIAVGLTMWVEVARVVRGQIISAKEMQYVTAARALGYNDYRIITKHILPNIFGPLIVISAANFAAAILIESGLSFLGIGAQPPMASWGAMIKDHYNYIILGKPYLALIPGFCIMLLVMAFMLVGNALRDALDVKT; encoded by the coding sequence ATGTCTAAAGAAAATAATTCATTATCAAGCTTAGCGCTTCAAAAGTTTAAAAAAAACTTTTGGGGCGTTTTTAGTATGGGCATCATTACCTGTATTGGCTTAATGTCTATTTTTGCTTATGTGTTTGCGCCAGATGCTTCAAAAAACGCGAATCAGATGCATTTATCTATTCATTCAAAATCGCCTGGTTTTGAAGTTTTAATGCTAACGATTCCATCTGGGATTGTATCGGAAGAAAATTTCTTTTCAAAATTATTCTTCGGAAAAAATAATACAGATACTGAGATTCCCATTCAATCTTATGATGTAAATAATGGAATTTTAACCTATGTAGAATACGCTTCAGATGGCTTGCAAGGCCAAGAAAAGCAAATTGTTGTATCTCGATTTCCAAACTCAAATTATGAACGTTATATAGAGAGTAGAGGATTTGTTTTTGGTACAGATAAGTACGGTAGAGATTATTTAAGCCGCATTTTAATTGGTTCAAGGATTTCCTTCTTTATTGGTTTTGTTGCCGTTTTTATTTCATTAATTGTCGGGCTTTTAATGGGAAGCTTAGCTGGGTATTATGGAGGGAAAATAGATGCCTTTATCATGTGGATTATAAATATCACATGGTCCATTCCAACCTTATTATTAGTTATTGCTATTACACTGGCTTTAGGAAAAGGCTTCTGGCAAGTGTTTATTGCGGTCGGTTTAACCATGTGGGTAGAAGTAGCAAGAGTGGTGAGAGGGCAGATCATCAGTGCTAAAGAAATGCAGTACGTTACAGCTGCAAGAGCTTTGGGTTATAATGATTATAGAATCATCACAAAACATATATTACCCAATATTTTTGGACCTTTAATCGTCATTTCTGCAGCAAATTTTGCAGCTGCTATTTTAATAGAAAGCGGACTGAGTTTTCTGGGTATTGGCGCCCAACCACCAATGGCAAGTTGGGGAGCGATGATAAAAGATCATTATAACTATATTATTTTAGGAAAACCATATTTAGCCTTAATACCAGGATTTTGTATTATGCTATTGGTAATGGCGTTTATGTTAGTTGGTAACGCCTTACGGGATGCTTTGGATGTGAAGACATAG